DNA from Marinagarivorans cellulosilyticus:
TACCAAGATGCATTGGCCGGCGCCATTAAGTCCTACTACTTCAACCGCAATAGCTTAGCTTTAGAAGAGCGCCATGCAGGGGTATTTGAGCGACCAGCCTCACACCCAGACACCATCGTTTATGTCGAAGCGGCGGCGGCAACCCAAGAGCGCCCAGAGGGCACTATTATCAGCTCCCCTAAAGGCTGGTTCGATGCCGGTGATTACGGCAAATATATCGTCAATTCCAACATCACAACCTACACCCTGCTTCGCGCGCTTGAAAACAACCCGGAACTGTTTGCACAGCTTGAGCTAAATATTCCAGAGTCTGGCGATGCACTGCCCGACTTACTCAACGAGATTCTATGGAATTTAGATTGGATGGAAACCATGCAAGACACTGATGGCGGGCTTTACCATAAGCTTACAGCCAAGCGTTTTGAAGATTTAGCCATGCCCCACGAAGAATATAAACCCCGCTTTGTTGTACAAAAAACAACAGCCGCAACACTCGGCTTTGCCGCTGTATTTGCTCGCGCCAGCCGGATTGCCGCCAATTACAGCCAGCAATTACCGGGGCGCGCCAAGCGCTACGAACAAGCCGCATTAAAAGCATGGGCGTGGGCTAAACAAAACCCCAAAACAACATACGTTCAACCAGAAGGTTTTCAAACCGGCATGTACGGCTCAAAACCCGAAAACCTCAACGATGAATGGGCTTGGGCCGCAGCAGAAATGTTTCAGCTTACCGGCAAAAAGAAATACCTAAAAAGCTTTGAGCAACCAGAAAAGGTTCGCGCCCCCGAGTGGGGAGGCGTAGAACTACTGGCTTTAATCAGCTTGGCCGAAAACCCCAAAACCCCTAAAAAGCTCAAGCTCAGTATTAGTGAACAACTCAAAACAACAGCCGATGCTTGG
Protein-coding regions in this window:
- a CDS encoding glycoside hydrolase family 9 protein, with amino-acid sequence MRLKPLAVMMATAALSTTILPAHAADTASIDKNTAVGILANQVGFLPTQFKAAVVPNVATKEFKLTDSSSGKIVYNGVLSEPKVWTEAQETVKIADFSGFNYPGEYQLTVDGVNAPFDVSIQANIYQDALAGAIKSYYFNRNSLALEERHAGVFERPASHPDTIVYVEAAAATQERPEGTIISSPKGWFDAGDYGKYIVNSNITTYTLLRALENNPELFAQLELNIPESGDALPDLLNEILWNLDWMETMQDTDGGLYHKLTAKRFEDLAMPHEEYKPRFVVQKTTAATLGFAAVFARASRIAANYSQQLPGRAKRYEQAALKAWAWAKQNPKTTYVQPEGFQTGMYGSKPENLNDEWAWAAAEMFQLTGKKKYLKSFEQPEKVRAPEWGGVELLALISLAENPKTPKKLKLSISEQLKTTADAWIAQTQQSGYGVPLFGADFRWGSNGFAANKAMALFDINRISPNPDYIKSAHALIDYLFGRNPNNVSYLTGYGERAVKAPHHRISAADGVEAPVPGMLVGGPHSGYQDQAECERYNAPYDPSIPAKAYKDHWCSYATNEIAINWNAGLVYILAEMSR